The Nicotiana tabacum cultivar K326 chromosome 1, ASM71507v2, whole genome shotgun sequence genome segment ggttaggaaattcttctttctttgcaaatacccatttgcacccaattgctttctttccctccgggagattggccaatctccatgtatgattctgatgaagggattgtatttcatcattcatggaaaTCCTCCACTTATATTCTTCTAAATTTTGGATTgtgtctttataagtggtaggaatatcatcagctacaattgaggcggcacaagcaaccgtctctataagacgaacaagttttgttattgtcctttttggtaTGCTAGTTgcaattgattcaagttgttgttgaggttcctgagttggaatctccctctctactggctcttcttccagaggataatcttcatttgtttcctcctctacttcttgtgtatgaaaaataaattttccctcaaactccacctgcttagaagcaccctcattttgtttggtatcttctgttaccttatttaccatagcagattcatcaaaggtaacatccctgctgaatattactttctttgtcataggacaccataagtgatatcctttgactccaaaAGTAaaccccataaaaatagccttctttgcccttggatccaattttgactctgtcacatgataatatgcagttaaGCCAaatacgtgcaaagagtcataatctataGTAGGCTtttcataccatttttcaaatggtgtcttgccatcaatagcagcagatggtagacgattaatgaggtggcatgcatatgtaactgcctcaacccaaaattctttgccctagccagcattggacaacatataccgtaccttctccagcaaggtccgttcatacgttctgcccctccattctgttgtggtgtatgtatgatagtgaagtgtcggacgatgccaccattttcacagaccttattgaaatgatcatttttgtattcacctccattgtccgtgcgaatacacttgatcctcctgcctgtttgattctccaccatcatcttccatttgagaaaaattcccaaaacttcatctttgctcttcattgtatacacccacactcttcgggaaagatcatcaacaaaggttacaaaatagtgcttcccacctaATGAAGGTATTTTGGAAGGACCCTAaatatcagagtgtacataatacaaaatgcctttagtattatggatcgttgtaccaaatttaacccttgtctatttcctttgacacaatgctcacaaaactccaagttgcaagcctttactccttttaaaaATCCTTGATCTAATAAAGATTTCAaagattttcctccagcatgtcccaagcgcatgtgccatagcctggttgctttTGCCTCCTTtttgtcactggatgttactatcgctatcccaataactgtactaccgcgatagcggtacatgttattgttcttccaattgaccttcattaccactagtgcaccggagcatactctcaatACTCCATTTTCTgtaatgattttgaacccttttgattctagggctcccacagagataagatttttcttcaaacccggtaaatatcgaacatctgttaatgttctgatcattccatcatggttccttaatcgtattgaaccaatgccatatgaggtaagagggttgttatccgctgtgtggacgaatccatattctccttcttgaaaatccacgaaccagtccatgttgggacacatatgatagctacaagcatAGTCCATCATCCATATGTGTCCCAACATGGACTGGTTCGTGTTgcaactaatgagaagtctgaatcatcacaatcagttacatttgaatccataatggcctttccattattatgtttggccttattcttcaacttcagacagtctttcttccagtgccccttttctcgacaaaaggcacattcatctttgctgggtctaaatcttgacttggatcttcctttctttgtcctcatttgattttgaggaagacccctcacaaccagtgcttctccttctccgcccttctgtttttctctctttctttgttcatagctgtacaaagccaaACAAACTCctttgagagaaatttcgtcatttccatggagtagagtagtttcaaggtgttCGTACTCATTAGGAAGTGACCCTAACAATATCAacgccaagtcaccatcatcaaaagttgcatccatattttgcaaatctgtgaccaacttattgaaactggtgatatgttcattcatcgtggtgccaggaacataggtgaagcaaaacagtctcttcttcatgtacaatttgttttgattgtttttcttcaaaaatttatcctccagtgttttccataatttacttgtagaaatttcctttgtgtatggatatttttgctctctagaaaggtaggatcgaatggtaccgcaagcaacacggttgataattctccaatcttcttctccaataacatctgatCTATTTTCTTCAatagcaagatctagcccttgttgaaaaaggacatctagaacctcgcctttccacatcccaaaatgtcctgacccgtcaaaaatttctaccacaaatttcgcatttgacacaattcttgtcataagcgaagatgccaatgatgacgtattgttgacacttgatgtagatccTTCTTGTTTATTATCTCCCatttttgacacaaatattatttaatagctgacgacacaaatcaagattatttcctttctggtgtgaaAGATCAAACTAAGTTGCAACCatagagcatactcagacagaaccttaacacagttaccaagataaatcttttctgatatggaagatcagactatgctgcaaccacagagcatacttagacagtaccttaactctaataccaattgttgcggaagccaaatgtatatagtgtgaatgtgtcacaactactatactaaaaattatgacagccaccaaataataaataagacaataaagcaacaataaaataaacaccagaatttacgaggtccggccaattttgcctacttcctcggacacaaccaatattttattccactccaaaaatacaagtgaaataatactaaatagagaagatacaaatgccttaagaagataagaaggcaaatgagaggtgtatttaaatcctaaatattaggccttcttttatagggagaAATTCTTCCCAAATTAAGTCTCTCACCGTTGTGGGAGTTTGCCATTTTCAACAACACGTATCTAGGATTTTAATAATATAAGTGCAgcattatattaattaaaaagaacatgaaaaattaagaatatttttatttataaattataaaaaaaattaattaaaaagaacaTAGGGATCGACCCCCTGACCGGAGAGACAAAAGAGGCACTTAGTCACTAGTGCACTAGAGTAGTCACTTTAGCATGAATGACTacaaatatatttaaatatataattgaaaaaattaatatattttatacataGTCTAGGGAGGGGAGCATGGGTGCATGTACCCCACTCCCTCCACATAAATCCGCCCTTATGTAGTAGGAGTAAATTTTAAACTGTTTCTTTTTTGGCCCATGTTAAACTATTTAATTGTATAACCGTATAGCATCAATGTTTTCAGTATAATCTAGTATACTGGCTAGAAAACTAAGTAGTGAATTTAATCAGCTATTTATGTAAAAAAATCCTTACTTTTTGGTTAATTGTTAAATTATCTTAGGTGCCTTTTGGGAGTATTTTTAATACGATTTAATGGGAGATACTCCAAAAGGTTCCTTAGGATTTACCAAATAGTGGTTTAAACAAAGAAGCACTTTAGTGTTAATTAGAAATGTTAAGTTTCTAGCAAAAGCTTTATAGTTTAGTTTGATATGGATGATATATTTTATGCCTAACAGCAATTTGTCACCACTCACTGCAATTTTATGCCGTAAAACATTGCAATTAAATTGCTCAACTTTGTCTTAAGTCTGTTTTATCTCTCTTTGCTCTTCGTTTTGTAAACTACTATCCTATTTGGCCGAGCttctaaaattaatttatttttaaaaatatttttttaaaaagtactttttgatttgtatttggctaatcaaattaaaaaataattttgagcagtaattaatgTTTAACTAAGCTTTTAAATAAtgtttctaagtatatttttatcaaaattataatttgaaattttttttgggAAAACTGTTTCTGCTCAAAAGcagttttttccttctaaaagctttGCACCtttatttagaaaataaaataaaaaacgcTTTGGTGAaaaagaagcttggtcaaacaggctATTACATATTTAACATTGTTTGAGCAAATAAATGCTAAACTAATTAGTAACAAACTACTGGAGTGAATCTCAGTTGAACTTaataatttctagatcaaatGGAACGAGATTATAATATAATGAGAACTGTTTAGGAGCGTTAAGTGATATGTTCAATGCATTATGATTGACAAAATATATAATATCCTAAAAATGCAATGAATGCAAGAAATGACAATGGTTATAGTATCAAGGGACTGTCACCCAATGATTGTGTGATTGGGTGCCTACTATTTCTGATGACGTGTAAAGATATATAGCAGATATGATTGTGGAATCTTCAGATTTATGGATGAAAATTAAACAACATGTGCTTGAGTAAAGCGAATAAGACAATTCTTTCGTATATTCCTCTCTTTTTACAATGTGTTCTTCTCTCTTCTTTGAAATGGCAGACCCCACTCTTGTTCACTTTctcctcctatttataagggacattTCCCAATAAATTCTAAAAAGTACAACACAAGGAATATCCAAAAGGCatatttttcctttctcttcctACGTTTAAACTACCGTTGATATCTTATTTCAGCTGCCCGCTTTTGGTCGTCGTCCTTTGTCACAACGACTTGTGTTGTGGTGACCCCATCCCATGTCTTGCTTATCCGTTGCCATGTTTATCAAATTTGGActtatacagttagtccctccgcttgttgaGGTCGTGGCCCTGCACGTCTATGATAAGCGGACATCATCCATTTTTGTTGGAGAATTTGGCTGTTGAATTGCACTGGTTTGGATAAGGCTGAGAGAGCGACACGTTCCACGAAATCCTGGTTGATGTAGTTTATCAAGGTGTGACGTCATTCCCACGCACGTCATCATTATGCACCTTCCCGATATAGCGTCTGATTGCTTGTCGCTTTGGTTTTAGGGCCATTGGCAGTCTTCCGCTTCGACTCTCACGTCAtccaaccctataaataggtgaAGGTTTTGTTTTTTCAGGAACTCTTATCCATTTCCTTCCTTGTGTATATATTGCCTCCATTTTTTATCTTTCTCAGTTCTTTAGCTTAGTTCCTGTAGCTCTACTTCTTGTCTTTCCGTTCAGTCACCGTTGCTCATTTTAGGTTTACCAGCACACCCTTTATTATCAAGATGCCCCGAACCCACCGTGCACATAATGATGTTTCCGACGCCACTTTGTTGTCTATGGCCCCTCCTTCCGGTAGCGAGGATGTAGGGTTGAGGAGGGTGATAGTTTCCCCACAGTAGAAGAGATACTCCCCAAAAATCCTATGTCAAGGAAAGATTTTCACAAGGAGCCTTCTCCTTCCCTCGTTCTGGTGATCTCTAAGACCGGGCCAACTCACATAAATAAACTCCGGTCTACATACAATATTCCTCCTCATGTCGAGATGGTTCCAGTTGGGAGGGACCCCATGGAGGTCCACAGACCGGGATACTGTGCTTTTTCTGTGTATCCTTTTGTGATTGGTCATACCCTCCCTCTTCTTCCGCTGGTAAAGGAGTTCTATCGATTCTACAAAGTTTGCCTGGCACATCTATCTCCATATACGTATAAGATCTTTCTGGTGCTGACGAAGTATGCGGAGTTAGCTGGGTGTGAGGTTGGCATTCACCATCTTTTACATTTATTTTCCTCGAGTTTTCATAGGGGTACCATGATACATCTGCGACATCATGGGACCAGGGGGTTGGTGGTTGGAACGGACGACAAGGAAAGCTAAAAAGTTTTGGCATAAATATTTCTTCATCAAAACGGAGCACTTGGTATCGGACCCCGCTGGATTTCCAGAGCAGTGGAATCATAACCGTAGGTGTTGGTGGCATACGCCTATTGTTTACTTTCGttctttctaatttttatttACCCGTGACTTTTCTGTGCAGCTGAGAGGAATGCACCCTACCCTGTCGTCGGCATTGAGGATTGGGTAGCTCGCTTGTTACCTCACGTGGTGGGGCTCGAGATTGGCCCGCCTTCCTCAAAAGCTTTAGGCCAAAAGTTCTGTCTAGTAAGTGTTCCTTTTGCTCTGAGCTTTGGTTGTTTGCCGTTTATTTATACGATCTCTTTGTGGTGATAGGTCGTAGGAATTCTAAGAAGAAGGCTCCGGTCCTGGCATTTTTCCAGGCCATTGCATCAGCGGGGATGAAATTTACCTTAGCTGAGTCTGTCCGAAGAGATCGTACTCAAACTATACCAACAAGGGACTCTCCTCATGACGTCGTTATACGGGATGAGATCTCTTCTCGGCCTATCTACCACCTTGTAGATGAGCCTTCCAACGGGGATGAATCACCGTCGAGAAAAAGGAGGATGGTGGAGCTCGGGAAGGCCGTCGCCACCGATCTTGAAAAGAAAAGAGTTATTGCTTTGGGAGTGCCATCCTCGCCTAGGTCAGGCACATAGGCCGTTTTTATGGTGGACGCCATTTTGGCGGGGAGGTCCCCTAGGGCCGAAGGGGTATGTAAAGGTGAGGGATCTGTATGATCTGCTGAGGGTGGTGCGTCATCTGCTATCGGAGGGGGTGGAGTGGTGCATACCGAGGATGACGATTCAGGTTCAGACGTCGATCCCGAAAATGTGCAAGCTTTCTTGGAGCGACATACTCGCGTGGAAGTGAGGATAGAGGGTCCTGACCAACACATAGTCATCCCCGTGGATTACGACTTGTTGGCTAATTCCAAGCAAGCATCGTCGGCGTTTGCCCCTTTGTTTGCTGCTTCCGAGAGTACGATGTTTAAGGCGATGAGTGATGCAGAGCTATCGTGGAGTATTTCTGGCATGGCTTTGTGGGTAAgtgtttttctctcttctttttgtttttgaattcATATTGTATACGTAATCTACTTAAGCTGGCTTTCTTTCCTCTGCATGTTTGACTCTCATCATGGAGATCGAGCGCGATCAGAGGGATAAGCTGAGGACGGCCATTTTTGGGAAAGTGTCCTCTAAATACAAGGAGTACCGCACTAAGCATCATGCATTGGCCGATGTCTTCACTCAGGATAGCAATTTTGAGCTATTCCGTGACGGGCTTAAGTAGAAGGAAGAAGAGTTGGCGCAAAAGGTCGAAGAGCTGAAAGAGGGGGACGAAGAGCTAATGAAGGCCATTGCCTGATATAGAGAACTTGAGGAGACTCTTAAGGCCAAGGAGGATGAGTTTGAGGTGAGCAAGGGGGTGATGGCCGAGAATGTCGACCTTCAAGCGCGGATGACCTCCTTAACTGCTGAGCTTGATTGAAGGGAGGCGGAGGCTGTCGATATGAGGGGCGAGCTGAGTGTTAAGGCTGATGGATTAgctcatgttgaaaggggtaggGTGAATACCATCTCTGAGGTAGAAGCTTTGGAAGACAACGTTCGCGTTTGTAGATCTAAACACGACAATGAGATGGAGACGTCCGCGCTCAAGGTAGCGAGGTTTGAGGAATGTATCCAAGATTTAGAGGTGGCGTTGTCCGTGTTGAATGAACAAGTTACTGCTTTGAAGGTAGAGGAAGTGCGACGGCAGTTGCAACACTCTACATCTCATGCTTCGGCCGATCCCGTTGTGTCGCGAGAATTATATGAGATGTGAGTCCATGCCGAGGCTCAACTTGACGTGTACAAGTCCCTGCAAGCCAATAGGAAGTTTTTCGAGGTAGAACATCGGGATGTGTATGTTAAAGCACGCGCAACTCACAAGGCTTGTAATTATGACCCTGGTACGCCTAGCGGGGacgatgttgatgatgatgatacgGACAGGCTCGCCTCCAATTCTTGGTATAATGAGGAGTATGCCACGGGGGATGACGTGGCGTAGGACTTTATTGTATTCATTTTTTGCTTTGCTATTTTTGTGAGGGCGTCCTTGAGCCCTTTGTAAGAAAAACTTTTGTAATATATCCAGTTGTAATGGACCGATTACTTTTTTGTTGTGTACCtctgaattattatttttgtttgttgCGAGGGGGTATTTGGTTTTTCAGCCTTGTGTGATGTTTTGTCGTAGACAACCGTAGATCTTAGTAACTCGAACAAGGTTGTATAAAGTAATTTGGACGATGTCGGATGTCAAGTAATTCAAATAACGTCGAAGATTAAACGATTAGACCGAGgtcaaattttttttcttttggcgaCGGTCTTCGGCCGTAGGAGAGTTATTTTGAGTTGCTCAAAATGTTAACCtgttgtaattcgagcgaggtcgaatattaAATGATTTGAGCGGGGTCAAAATTTTCATctggcgatggcctttggccgtaGGAGAGCTATTTCGAGTTGCTCGAAATGTTAACTCATTgtaattcgagtgaggtcgaatatTAAATGATTCGAGCGGGGTCGAATTTTTCATatggcgatggcctttggccgtaTGGGTGTTATTTCTagttggtcgaaatgttaacccgttgtatTTTGAGCAAGGTCGAATATTAaatgattcgagcgaggtcgaatttttcATTTGGCAATGGCCTTTGGccataggggtgttattttgagttggtcgaaatgttaacccattgtaattcgagcgaggtcgaatattaAATGATTTGAGCAACGTCAAATTTTTCATTTAGCGATGGCCTTTGGctgtaagggtgttattttgagttgGTCAAAATGTTAACTCGTTGtatttcgagcaaggtcgaatatTAAATTGCAAAAGAAAACCGATGGAGATTAAAATGTTGCTTTATTTCATTTACTAGATTATTATACATGTTGGTTTCATACATATATTGGAGTTTCCCCGTATCTAGTCTCTTCATCGTTCGACCTAGAGAGCTCGTCGGCAGGCGGGGCGATGACTTATACTTTGAACTTCGAGATGTCCCCCtcatcgcctcgttaaaaaccgccccgagaaaacccgattgggacaaaattctggtgagggaaaaagagtacgacttgaggGGCATCATTTTTCAGAAGTTGAAGTGTTTGAGATGGCCGACCTTCCAATTGttttgtagtagttttccttccattgtttctaattGGAATGCCCCTTTGCTTGCTGCTGCTATGATTTTGTACGGCCCGTCCCAATTGGCTCCCAGTTTTCCTTCTTTTGGATCTTTGGTCTCTTGTGTTTTTGCCTTGAGGACATAGTCCCCGACTTTAAGTGGTTGTATTTTGGCCTTCTTATTATAGTACCTTTCCGCTTGTTGTTTTTGGGATACCATCCTTACATTAGCCATGTCTCTTCGTTTTTCTACTTCGTCGAGGTCTTGTTTTCtgttatcattgttgtttggTCCGCTTTCATTGGAGTATCTCAGGCTAAGTTCTTCGACCTCAACGGGTATAATGGTGTCAGTCTCGGTGACCAATGAATATGACGTTTCGCCTGTGCTTGATTTTGGCGTGGTGCGGTAGGCCCATAATACCTCTGGTAGCAGTTCCGGCCATAGCCCTTTGGCGTCCTCAAGCTTTTTCTTTAGGATATTCAATATTGTTTTGTTTGAGGATTCGGCTTGACCATTACCAGCGGGATGGTATGGCGTGGCGAGTATTCACTTGATGcaccatttttcgaagaactCAGTTGTCTTTTTTCTAGTGAACTGAGGTCCATTATCGCAGCTGATTTTTTTGGGGATGTCGAAGCGGCATACgatatttttccatatgaatatgatgacttcctgttcgcgtatttgggcgaacgcacctgcttccacccatttggaaaagTGGTCAGTTAAACTAAAACGAAACATGTCTTATCTTGCCCTGCTGGGAGGGGTCCGACAATGTCCATTTCCCATTTGATGAACGACCATGGTGAAGTGACGGAGTGAAGGAGTTCGCTCGCTTGGTGACCATAGGTGAAGTGACCATAGGTGCGTACTTATGTTACTGCTTGCATCTCTTGACGTAATCCACGGATTCCCTTTTCATAGTgggccagtaataccctgcccGAATGAGGCATCTGACGAGGGCTCAGTTTCCTGTATGTGCACCGTAGTGTCCCTCATGTACTTTTTTCAGCACGCGCCTTGTTTGGTTTGGCTATAGGCACTTTGCCAAGGGGCCGCCAAATGTTCTTTTGTAAAGGTTGTGATTTTTGAGGCTGTACCTAGCCGCCTGCATTTGAAGCTTTTTGGCTTCCTTTTTGTCTTGTGGGAGTGTTCCCTCTTGCAAATATGTTATGATGCGGTTGCGCCAATCCCAAGTCAAGTTTATAGAATGTACCTCAATTTGGTCTATTGACAAGTGGAGGAGAGTGACCACATTCTCCTTAATGATATTTTTGGTTGCTGCTGCCAGTTTAGCGAGGCCATCTGCTTCGATATTTTGCACTCGGGGTATCTGGTCGAGTCGGCATTCATCAAATTCTGGCAATATTTTATGGATTTCTGCCCAATATATCTGTAGCCTTtgctccttgatttggaaagtcctatTAACTTGGTTAACGACGAGTTGGGAGTCGCACTTGCGGATGACTCGTGCACCATATTTGAGGGCCAGTTTCAGTCctacaattacggcctcatactcagcctcattcTTAGTCATTTAGGGGAACCGTATGGATTGGCAAATCACTTCGCCTGTTGGGACTTCAACTACGAGTCCTAGTCCAGACCCCGACGCATTAGATACGCCATCGGTATAAAGGACCCAAAGGtcgggtgttgatacccaattttcccttcatatttttaatacatatatattctTTCAAAATAGTaatatgcagttataagcatgcataaacATTTTTTATACAATTAACCGCGATATTTACTGATTCTTTACTGatcatttccttaattaaacttctGTCTATTTACTCCTAATTGCTcgtttgatttctttccttaaatatatTCTGCCTTTACCGTTAGTTTattacccttaattaagggaaaattATACTAATTGGTGTATAATTGATTCTGTGGCTTCCTTAATTGCAGAAGGGTTGATTCCCTTTACCTTATTTTCCTTGCTCTTAACtgctatatatactctccttTACTCCTCACTTCTGGACACGAACATTAGTTCATCTACATTCTCACACTCTCAAAAACTCTCTATTCTCTTCTGTCACTTGTAATTCTTAATAATCcagccggctgtaagccaaggctagctACTTGCACCATATCTGCTCTATACTCTGTattctctccttaactggtatgtcctgattcaaTTCCCATTCCAAAACTATGTGTTTTTCTTTGTTGCTGCAGTTCATTTGTTATGATTTCCAGTTCTATTTGCTATTCTATTCAATGAGCAATCAGCATGCCTAGATTACTGTGTCACTCAACATGTTTAAGTTTATTCTGTTAAAAGTTATAGCTAGTATTTTAGATAATTTGTTTACTAGTATGTCCAAGCTGCATTGTGTCTTTACTGTCTCAcccagcatgtctaaattctacTTGTTCTGTATATGATTAGTATTTCTAAAACCTTGAATGCTTCATGAAATATTTGTCTAGTTTGTTCATCTAAGTCTAACTTGCTCTACTTCACTAATGATATTCTATTTCTATCTAAGACCTGTGTGTTCTCAACATAACTTTGTAACTAACTTGTCAATTCCATAACTTCTTGAGGAACATGTGTATTTGTTTGTCATCACTAAGGTGCATTCTAGGTGTCCCCTACCCCTTTCTCCTTGTGTGAAGTCTGTTATGAAACTGTGTGTTTTGTGACTTGCTCTCTGATCCCAAAAAATGTTCTTCATGTTTTCTCAAACTGTTTTCCACCCTAACTATTGGTTTCAAAAAATCCTTTTTCATCCCTAAGGCCCTCTTGCCACTGcttaccaaactctttcaaatcattaTGCACTCTCACATTACTCTTACATTACTTAGTCCtgcccctctgatatgtgtactgcTTTGAGACCCTTGAGGTCTCTCTGAACTGTGGCATATCAGGGCTgtcacttccacactgcacataattaGTCTTTGTTTGAGGGAAGtttaggtgtaagcactgcccgagatccttgaggtccttagggaactctgacacacctagacatgaacagggctatggaactttgggcatttgagaccaGTAAGGGCTTGGTACATCATGACTgttttgggcctgcttcaggctccctataacttaacttctattttatttatgtaatttatattCAGTTCTTGGTccgtaataattattgtaaataaacattggggtaattagtgaaaaaAGATGGGTAGTTGCATATTGTGGGTAAAATCGggtagatgacatgcctatagggactatttcgattcaaatgtgtttgttagataatatgcctataggatctactTTGGTTTAAATAAATTCTGCATTCTTTACTTTCACACaattagaagtcatgcctataggatctaaatcagctttataattagatatcatgcctatagggtgtaaagtaattgaagttcagTTTCCATTACAGCATGCATTCAAATTCGTctccttagaaatcatgcctataggattaaaatcagttttaatagaaatcatgcctatagggatttcgcTTTGATCAAATAACTCCTACTTGCTTCACTTTATGttcaaatagaaatcatgcctataggatctaaaaccagtttaaTTAGAcctaaaatcagtttaactctAAGCTTATACTGGTAagttctgaatcagtttaattaAATAACATACTCTTTTCGTGTTAATCaatatcactagaaagcatgcctattacTCGTTTAAAATTGTTTACTGATTTACTGCCTTCCTAATCAATAATAGATActatgctcataggacatcactattatacgcctaggcaagcctatatgGCATTTAAAAATTCTGTAACTGTAAAACTATGTTCTGTTATCTATGACTGTTCATATTCAaacaggtctaaaatcagtaggcaagctaaataggTCTTTGATACTTTGGTCCTAATTCAATACTGTATAatctctgctcacctagatatca includes the following:
- the LOC142162707 gene encoding uncharacterized protein LOC142162707, which produces MTKNEAEYEAVIVGLKLALKYGARVIRKCDSQLVVNQVNRTFQIKEQRLQIYWAEIHKILPEFDECRLDQIPRVQNIEADGLAKLAAATKNIIKENVVTLLHLSIDQIEVHSINLTWDWRNRIITYLQEGTLPQDKKEAKKLQMQAARYSLKNHNLYKRTFGGPLAKCL